A genomic segment from Thermoanaerobacterium sp. PSU-2 encodes:
- a CDS encoding fructose PTS transporter subunit IIB, which produces MKIVAVTACPTGIAHTYMAAEALEKAAKQLGHKIKVETQGSIGIENKISKKEVDEADLVIFAADVAVKEESRFKDKPIYKVEAQKAIKNAKAVVEDALKILQK; this is translated from the coding sequence ATGAAAATTGTAGCAGTTACAGCTTGTCCTACAGGAATAGCGCATACGTATATGGCTGCCGAAGCATTGGAGAAGGCGGCAAAGCAATTAGGACATAAAATCAAAGTGGAAACACAAGGTTCAATAGGCATTGAAAATAAAATATCAAAAAAAGAAGTAGATGAAGCAGATTTGGTAATATTTGCAGCAGATGTGGCTGTGAAAGAGGAATCGAGGTTTAAGGACAAACCGATTTATAAGGTGGAAGCGCAAAAGGCCATAAAAAATGCGAAGGCAGTCGTTGAAGATGCTCTTAAGATACTGCAAAAGTGA
- a CDS encoding fructose-specific PTS transporter subunit EIIC, which produces MKEELKRVREYLMTGVSYMIPIVVIGGVLIAFSIALSGVQAGKGAVITNPVLKNMNDIGSAAFSMMVPVLAGFIAFGIADRPGIAPGLVGGVLANQLKAGFLGGIVAGFIAGYVARWIKGWKVHKNLRPIMPIFVIPILTSLIVGGLMIYILGNPIASAMEAMTNWLKSMSTGNAIVLALIMGAMIAFDMGGPVNKVAFLFGAAMIGQGVYTIMGPIAAAICTPPLGMGVATLLAPKKYTKVEREAGYGALAMGLIGITEGAIPFAAGDPLRVIPSIMIGSSISAAVAAIFKVGDHAPHGGPIVLPVIDNKIGFIVAVLIGIAVTALIVNSLKKNVTEDENEDEEVTA; this is translated from the coding sequence ATGAAAGAAGAACTAAAAAGAGTCAGAGAATATCTTATGACTGGTGTATCTTATATGATACCGATTGTTGTGATTGGTGGTGTTTTGATTGCTTTTTCAATTGCTTTAAGTGGCGTGCAAGCAGGTAAAGGAGCTGTAATAACAAATCCTGTACTTAAGAACATGAATGACATAGGTTCCGCAGCATTTTCTATGATGGTACCTGTTCTCGCTGGATTCATAGCGTTTGGAATTGCAGATAGACCTGGTATAGCACCCGGACTTGTTGGCGGTGTATTGGCGAATCAGTTGAAAGCAGGCTTTTTAGGCGGAATAGTAGCAGGGTTTATTGCAGGTTATGTGGCCAGGTGGATAAAAGGCTGGAAAGTTCACAAAAATTTAAGGCCTATAATGCCTATATTTGTTATACCAATATTGACGTCACTTATTGTAGGTGGTCTTATGATATATATCTTAGGCAACCCTATTGCTTCTGCAATGGAAGCTATGACTAATTGGTTAAAATCAATGTCTACAGGGAATGCTATAGTTCTGGCTTTAATAATGGGTGCTATGATTGCGTTTGATATGGGTGGTCCTGTCAACAAAGTTGCGTTTTTGTTTGGTGCAGCAATGATAGGTCAAGGAGTTTATACCATAATGGGTCCAATTGCGGCTGCTATATGTACTCCACCATTAGGTATGGGTGTTGCGACACTTTTGGCACCTAAAAAGTACACAAAAGTAGAAAGAGAAGCTGGATATGGTGCATTGGCAATGGGTTTAATTGGCATTACTGAAGGTGCAATACCATTTGCCGCAGGTGATCCGTTAAGGGTCATTCCGTCTATAATGATAGGTTCATCTATATCTGCAGCGGTTGCGGCAATATTTAAAGTTGGTGACCATGCACCACACGGTGGTCCCATAGTGCTGCCTGTTATAGATAACAAAATAGGGTTTATAGTTGCAGTATTAATTGGAATTGCAGTGACGGCGTTAATTGTAAATAGTCTAAAGAAAAATGTTACAGAAGATGAAAATGAAGATGAAGAAGTAACAGCGTGA
- a CDS encoding PTS sugar transporter subunit IIA, which produces MIINENLITLDLEAKDRGSAIIELSQLAFNDGKVTSVDDFVKSVFEREKTYTTGVGNGIAIPHGKSDAVKEAMIVFGKSVHGIEWDSLDGNPVEIIFLLGIPNKNVNGIHLKILSQLSRKLMDEKFVERLKKANDKTDILEALNDINIE; this is translated from the coding sequence ATGATAATAAACGAAAATTTAATCACACTAGACTTAGAAGCGAAAGACAGAGGAAGTGCCATAATAGAGCTATCACAACTTGCTTTTAATGATGGTAAAGTCACTTCTGTTGATGATTTTGTTAAAAGTGTGTTTGAAAGAGAGAAGACATACACAACAGGTGTAGGCAATGGTATCGCGATACCACATGGAAAATCAGATGCTGTAAAGGAGGCGATGATTGTCTTTGGAAAATCAGTCCATGGTATAGAGTGGGATTCTCTCGATGGAAACCCAGTAGAAATAATATTTTTATTGGGGATTCCAAACAAAAACGTAAATGGAATTCATCTTAAGATCTTATCGCAATTATCAAGAAAGCTCATGGATGAAAAGTTTGTGGAAAGGCTAAAAAAAGCTAATGATAAAACTGATATTTTAGAAGCTTTAAATGACATAAATATCGAGTAA
- a CDS encoding BglG family transcription antiterminator, whose product MNISEREIEIIKILLSRDEPIVVDELAEKLNVSNKTVRNDLKNVEKYLDEKGLKLLKKPGTGIIIEGPENKKLDLSTELSNASKFMEPFSPEARKNYILRRLFMSNKNITIKELAEELYVSKVTIHKDLELVEEWLSKYNLKLIKKTNYGIEISGDEENWRNAAASLIVSNKGQDEIKELLYEDYTGRIDYKTLMRLKELIDIDYKKLEKIVSNMESRLEFRFSDEAFVSLIIHIAISMERLRRNKDIRLSADVLNKLKRHEEYDIAEKAAKEIEDNFGVRLPDSEVGYILLHILGAKMQQNKLDDIDIEIKEDENIDIAVTMAKEIIKIAEKALSVDFSEDNQLLNGLILHLKPTINRLKYGLTLRNPILNQIKENYPDIFGVAWMTSTVFEKYIGKKAGEEELGYITLHLGAAFERAKKPLRALVVCSSGIGTSQLLAVRLERWFRNIEVVDIVSSLSLNDVMSDNVDFIISTVSVESNKPVINITPLLTQSDIKKLENFIDEYYESKKIVDVEIIDADREFEQKIALLKHIVSELIRTGYVKNEYLDDVLKREKVSSTYIGNCIAIPHGNPENVNKSVISVTRLKKPINWGDGYVTLVIMVSINAADIRYASKFFRKLYNNIDDTDFRENLVKLKDKKEIEKLLINNMV is encoded by the coding sequence ATGAATATTTCTGAAAGAGAAATTGAGATAATTAAAATACTACTAAGTAGAGATGAACCTATAGTTGTGGATGAGTTGGCTGAAAAGTTGAATGTTTCCAATAAGACGGTTAGAAACGATTTAAAAAATGTGGAAAAGTATTTGGATGAAAAAGGTTTAAAATTGTTGAAAAAACCTGGTACAGGCATCATAATTGAAGGCCCTGAAAACAAAAAGCTTGATCTTTCCACTGAATTAAGTAATGCTTCAAAATTCATGGAGCCTTTTTCTCCTGAAGCAAGGAAAAATTATATATTAAGAAGACTTTTTATGAGCAATAAAAATATAACTATTAAGGAACTTGCAGAGGAACTTTATGTAAGCAAAGTTACAATTCACAAAGACCTTGAATTAGTGGAAGAATGGCTTTCAAAGTACAATTTAAAATTGATAAAGAAAACCAATTATGGCATAGAGATATCTGGAGATGAAGAAAATTGGCGAAATGCCGCAGCAAGTTTAATAGTTTCTAATAAAGGTCAAGATGAGATTAAGGAACTTTTGTATGAAGATTATACAGGCAGAATAGACTATAAGACACTAATGCGATTAAAGGAACTAATTGACATTGACTATAAAAAGCTTGAAAAAATAGTTTCTAATATGGAATCGAGATTGGAGTTTAGATTTTCTGATGAGGCTTTCGTAAGTCTAATTATACATATAGCAATATCGATGGAAAGGCTTAGAAGGAATAAAGATATAAGGTTATCTGCAGATGTATTAAATAAATTAAAAAGACATGAAGAATATGATATTGCAGAAAAAGCTGCCAAAGAGATTGAAGATAACTTTGGTGTAAGGTTGCCTGATTCAGAAGTTGGATATATCTTGCTTCATATATTAGGTGCAAAAATGCAGCAGAACAAACTTGACGACATAGATATTGAAATAAAAGAAGATGAAAATATTGATATAGCTGTTACGATGGCAAAAGAGATAATAAAGATAGCAGAAAAAGCTTTGTCTGTTGATTTCAGCGAAGACAACCAACTTTTAAATGGACTGATTTTACATTTAAAGCCAACGATAAACAGATTAAAATACGGTTTAACGCTTCGTAATCCTATATTAAATCAAATCAAAGAAAATTATCCAGATATATTTGGTGTAGCTTGGATGACAAGTACAGTTTTTGAAAAGTATATTGGCAAAAAAGCAGGAGAAGAAGAACTTGGATATATTACTTTGCATTTGGGTGCGGCTTTTGAAAGGGCAAAGAAGCCTCTTAGGGCTTTAGTTGTATGTTCCAGCGGAATTGGTACATCCCAGCTTTTAGCTGTAAGATTGGAAAGATGGTTTAGAAATATAGAAGTAGTTGATATAGTATCGTCATTATCACTTAATGATGTAATGTCAGATAATGTAGATTTTATTATATCTACTGTGTCGGTCGAAAGCAACAAACCAGTTATTAATATAACACCGCTTTTGACACAAAGCGATATAAAGAAATTGGAAAATTTTATAGATGAATATTATGAAAGTAAAAAGATAGTTGATGTAGAAATCATTGATGCAGATAGAGAATTTGAACAAAAAATAGCGCTGCTTAAGCACATAGTATCTGAACTAATCAGAACAGGCTATGTTAAAAATGAGTATTTGGACGATGTGTTAAAAAGAGAAAAAGTTTCCTCTACATATATTGGCAATTGTATTGCGATCCCACATGGAAATCCCGAGAATGTAAACAAATCTGTCATATCAGTTACACGGTTAAAAAAGCCTATAAACTGGGGTGATGGTTATGTGACATTGGTCATAATGGTATCAATAAATGCTGCTGATATAAGATATGCCAGTAAGTTTTTTAGGAAACTTTATAATAATATCGACGACACGGATTTTAGGGAAAATTTAGTTAAACTGAAGGACAAAAAAGAAATTGAAAAACTATTGATTAATAATATGGTGTAA